The following coding sequences lie in one Arachis ipaensis cultivar K30076 chromosome B03, Araip1.1, whole genome shotgun sequence genomic window:
- the LOC107630052 gene encoding gibberellin 2-beta-dioxygenase 1 isoform X2 — translation MVVLSKPTTEQYSCIRKTPTFPTSIVPVVDLSKPVEAKTLILKACEDYGFFKVINHAVPMEAISNLESQAAEFFSLPLTQKEKAGTPNPFGYGNKNIGRNGDLGWVEYLLLTNNHDYNFIRLSSVFGPKAEQFRNVLSDYMCAVRKMACVILELMAEGLNIEQKNVFSKMMMDKESDSVFRLNHYPPYPENFNNNNGKGMIGFGEHTDPQIISLLRSNNSSGLQICLRDRSWVSVPPDHNSFFVNVGDALQETFFIQDDMEFVRKT, via the exons ATGGTGGTGTTGTCCAAACCAACAACAGAGCAGTACTCCTGCATAAGGAAAACACCCACATTCCCTACATCCATCGTCCCTGTGGTGGACCTTTCCAAACCCGTGGAAGCAAAGACTCTCATATTGAAGGCGTGTGAGGACTATGGCTTCTTCAAGGTCATTAACCATGCTGTCCCTATGGAAGCTATCTCCAACCTGGAGTCCCAAGCCGCAGAGTTCTTCTCCCTCCCCCTCACTCAGAAGGAGAAAGCAGGCACTCCCAATCCATTTGGATATGGCAACAAGAACATTGGACGCAACGGTGACCTTGGTTGGGTCGAATACCTCCTTCTCACAAACAACCATGACTACAACTTCATCAGACTCTCTTCTGTTTTTGGTCCAAAAGCAGAGCAGTTTCG GAATGTGCTAAGTGATTACATGTGTGCTGTGAGGAAGATGGCATGTGTGATTCTTGAGCTGATGGCTGAGGGATTGAACATTGAGCAAAAGAATGTGTTCAGCAAGATGATGATGGACAAGGAGAGTGACTCAGTCTTCAGGCTCAACCATTACCCTCCATATCCTGAgaacttcaataataataatggcaaAGGCATGATTGGTTTTGGTGAGCATACAGACCCACAAATCATATCGCTGTTGAGGTCCAACAACAGTTCGGGACTCCAAATTTGTTTGAGAGATAGGAGTTGGGTTTCGGTGCCACCTGATCACAACTCTTTCTTTGTCAATGTCGGTGATGCTCTGCAG GAAACATTTTTTATTCAAGATGACATGGAATTTGTACGAAAAACATGA
- the LOC107630052 gene encoding gibberellin 2-beta-dioxygenase 1 isoform X1, translating to MVVLSKPTTEQYSCIRKTPTFPTSIVPVVDLSKPVEAKTLILKACEDYGFFKVINHAVPMEAISNLESQAAEFFSLPLTQKEKAGTPNPFGYGNKNIGRNGDLGWVEYLLLTNNHDYNFIRLSSVFGPKAEQFRNVLSDYMCAVRKMACVILELMAEGLNIEQKNVFSKMMMDKESDSVFRLNHYPPYPENFNNNNGKGMIGFGEHTDPQIISLLRSNNSSGLQICLRDRSWVSVPPDHNSFFVNVGDALQVLTNGRFRSVRHRVLANGLKSRLSMIYFCGPPLSERIAPLPSLLLNGKESLYNEFTWFEYKSSAYATRLADNRLSRFERISATSASS from the exons ATGGTGGTGTTGTCCAAACCAACAACAGAGCAGTACTCCTGCATAAGGAAAACACCCACATTCCCTACATCCATCGTCCCTGTGGTGGACCTTTCCAAACCCGTGGAAGCAAAGACTCTCATATTGAAGGCGTGTGAGGACTATGGCTTCTTCAAGGTCATTAACCATGCTGTCCCTATGGAAGCTATCTCCAACCTGGAGTCCCAAGCCGCAGAGTTCTTCTCCCTCCCCCTCACTCAGAAGGAGAAAGCAGGCACTCCCAATCCATTTGGATATGGCAACAAGAACATTGGACGCAACGGTGACCTTGGTTGGGTCGAATACCTCCTTCTCACAAACAACCATGACTACAACTTCATCAGACTCTCTTCTGTTTTTGGTCCAAAAGCAGAGCAGTTTCG GAATGTGCTAAGTGATTACATGTGTGCTGTGAGGAAGATGGCATGTGTGATTCTTGAGCTGATGGCTGAGGGATTGAACATTGAGCAAAAGAATGTGTTCAGCAAGATGATGATGGACAAGGAGAGTGACTCAGTCTTCAGGCTCAACCATTACCCTCCATATCCTGAgaacttcaataataataatggcaaAGGCATGATTGGTTTTGGTGAGCATACAGACCCACAAATCATATCGCTGTTGAGGTCCAACAACAGTTCGGGACTCCAAATTTGTTTGAGAGATAGGAGTTGGGTTTCGGTGCCACCTGATCACAACTCTTTCTTTGTCAATGTCGGTGATGCTCTGCAG GTTTTGACCAATGGACGGTTTCGGAGCGTACGGCACAGGGTTCTGGCGAACGGGTTGAAATCAAGGCTGTCAATGATTTACTTTTGTGGTCCACCTCTGAGTGAGAGAATAGCCCCATTGCCATCTCTCTTATTGAATGGAAAGGAAAGCTTATACAATGAGTTTACTTGGTTTGAGTACAAGAGTTCTGCTTATGCCACAAGACTCGCAGATAACAGGCTTAGTCGCTTCGAGAGAATTTCCGCTACTTCTGCTTCCTCATAA
- the LOC110270081 gene encoding uncharacterized protein LOC110270081: MSKSRNKKVKDIKRATYAATKTRENIMQPDDALVEDVSDGEVDLGFVGTPRIVDVYEALDPGAVSDGANSWHLEEIKTPLPGQSLWEKFLYTQPQAPNIRRRPGALTKKRRKDADEGNNGNKKAKPSESLKRHLKPFTCRYCRVKGHTKRGCLKKRLDEVAAADKAKSNVAASASEAGPPPQTNTAASASEAGPPPQTDATPANNPPAVEIDISQPNYEGSQDIAGPAAPAPPRPQKLPTKRKSSPPPQFISVDPM, from the exons ATGTCCAAATCAAGAAATAAGAAAGTAAAGGACATCAAGAGAGCTACATATGCTGCTACTAAGACAAGAGAGAACATAATGCAACCAGATGATGCATTGGTTGAAGATGTGTCAGATGGAGAGGTGGACTTGGGGTTTGTGGGAACTCCAAGAATTGTTGATGTGTATGAAGCACTTGACCCAGGTGCAGTATCTGATGGTGCTAATTCTTGGCACTTAGAGGAGATAAAGACTCCTCTTCCTGGCCAATCATTATGGGAGAAATTCTTGTACACTCAACCACAGGCCCCTAACATTAGGAGGAGGCCTGGAGCTTTgacaaagaaaaggagaaaagatGCTGATGAGGGCAACAATGGTAATAAGAAAGCCAAACCAAGTGAAAGTTTGAAAAGGCATTTGAAGCCATTCACATGTAGGTATTGTAGGGTAAAAGGGCATACTAAGAGAGGGTGCTTAAAGAAGAGACTAGATGAAGTAGCTGCTGCAGATAAAGCCAAATCAAATGTTGCTGCTTCTGCTTCTGAGGCTGGCCCTCCCCCTCAAACTAATACTGCTGCTTCTGCTTCTGAGGCTGGCCCTCCCCCTCAAACTGATGCTACACCAGCTAATAACCCTCCTGCTGTGGAGATTGACATATCACAACCAAACTACGAAGGATCACAA GACATAGCAGGACCTGCTGCACCTGCACCACCAAGGCCACAGAAGTTGCCCACCAAAAGAAAGAGCTCACCACCACCTCAATTCATTAGTGTGGATCCAATGTAA